From Blastocatellia bacterium:
TGTCGAGCTGCCGGCGGAGATCGATGCGCTGGCGCGCTTCGGCGCCGAGGGCATCGGCTTGTATCGCTCGGAGTTCATCTTTCTGGCGGGACTGCCGCAGCTACCGGGCGAAGAAGAGCAGTACCAGATTTATCGCCGCCTGGCCGAGGCCACGGGCGATGCCGGCGCCAGCATTCGCGTCTTCGATCTCGGCGGCGACAAGCTGACGCTCGAGGGGTTTGAAGAGGAGATGAACCCGGCCCTCGGCCTGCGCGCCATTCGCCTGTCGCTGCGAGTTGAAGGGATTTTCCGCACGCAATTGCGCGCCATCCTGCGCGCCAACCTGCATGGCAAGCTGCGTGTCGTGCTGCCGCTGATCTCGACCATCTCTGAGCTGCGCGAGGCCAAGCGCATCATCTCTGAAGTCAAGCAGGAGATGGCCGAGGCCGGCATCGAGCACAACGCCACGCTGCCGATTGGCGTGATGATCGAAGTGCCGGCAGCCGCCTTGATGGCCGATCTGTTCGCTAAAGAGGCCGATTACCTGAGCGTCGGCACCAACGACCTGACCCAGTACATGCTGGCGGTTGATCGCGCCAACGAGAACGTCGCGCCCCTTTATCAGCCCTTACACCCGGCGATCCTGCGCGCCCTGGCGCACCTGGTGCGCGCCGCGGCGGCAGCGCCTGTGCCGCTCGAAGTCTGCGGCGAGATGGCCGGCGACCCGCTGCAAGCCGTGGCGCTGGTCGGCCTCGGCGTGCGCGTGCTGAGCCTGCTGCCCGCTTCGATCCCGCTGGTCAAGCGGGCCGTGCGCGCCGTCAGCCTTGAGCGCATCACGGCGCTGATGAAAGAAGCCCTGAAGCTGACAACGGCAGAGGAAGTCGAGCAGTTGCTCGTACGCGAGCTGCCGCGCCAGGCCCCGCAGTTCTTCGCCGCCTGGGCGTCGCCGTCTTAAAGGACGGTGCCGACGCGTCCCGCTCAGCCGCATTTCAATCCGCTATCAATCGCGTCTTCAATTCAAAGGCCACGACTGCGGCTAGAAAGACCTTCGTGTTCGGCGTTTCAATCCGCTATCAATCGCGTCTTCAATTCAAAGACGAAGTAGGAGGTCCGATCTTGAGAGAATTAGGCGTTTCAATCCGCTATCAATCGCGTCTTCAATTCAAAGGATAACGCAACTTCGCCACAGGGAGAAGCTCTCGGCCAGTTTCAATCCGCTATCAATCGCGTCTTCAATTCAAAGCACCTGATCTTTTGGTTAGCCCTAACGCTATGGTTGTTTCAATCCGCTATCAATCGCGTCTTCAATTCAAAGTCGCTCCAGGAACCCTTTGTACGCCAATAGCAGTATCTCGTTTCAATCCGCTATCAATCGCGTCTTCAATTCAAAGATGGCTGATTGGTGGCTTGATCACGACACTGTTTATGGTTTCAATCCGCTATCAATCGCGTCTTCAATTCAAAGTTCTGATCGCTCTTTTCGTTGTAAGTGTATTAGGCTGGGTTTCAATCCGCTATCAATCGCGTCTTCAATTCAAAGACCGCTCGAAGAAGGCGAACTTCGTTGTACTCAATGTGTTTCAATCCGCTATCAATCGCGTCTTCAATTCAAAGCAGTTCGGCGATCTGACCAACCGAGTCATCGGCCAAACAGTTTCAATCCGCTATCAATCGCGTCTTCAATTCAAAGCGCGCCTCGGGGAGGATGATGGGCGGCTGCGCCAATGGTTTCAATCCGCTATCAATCGCGTCTTCAATTCAAAGGCGAGTATGATGGCGGACATTGAGGAGCGGTTCCGGTTTCAATCCGCTATCAATCGCGTCTTCAATTCAAAGCTGGCGAACTGCGTAGCGAACTGGCGAAAATCTATCGTTTCAATCCGCTATCAATCGCGTCTTCAATTCAAAGCGTTACCGACCAAAGCGCGGTCGCGTGCGGAAACATCGCGTTTCAATCCGCTATCAATCGCGTCTTCAATTCAAAGAGCCAACAAATGGCTTCCTGACGAGCAAGGCAAGAGAAAGTTTCAATCCGCTATCAATCGCGTCTTCAATTCAAAGTGGGAGTCCCCACTGAGTTTCGCCGGTCAAGTTTACGTTTCAATCCGCTATCAATCGCGTCTTCAATTCAAAGCTCCTGATTAGCATCTTCATCTTCTTCGTCAACGCGGGTTTCAATCCGCTATCAATCGCGTCTTCAATTCAAAGCGAACGAAGAAGGTCTGGAACGGTCAATAAGGTTTTTGTTTCAATCCGCTATCAATCGCGTCTTCAATTCAAAGGCAAGGCTTCACCCGCGAGCAGGCGGAGGGTGAGTGGTTTCAATCCGCTATCAATCGCGTCTTCAATTCAAAGGGCGATTGGCAGTCTCTTCATTGGGGTAATCGTAATGTTTCAATCCGCTATCAATCGCGTCTTCAATTCAAAGGCAAGGCTTCACCCGCGAGCAGGCGGAGGGTGAGTGGTTTCAATCCGCTATCAATCGCGTCTTCAATTCAAAGGGACATGTACCTCGGGAATTTCAACCCTACGTTGACGGTTTCAATCCGCTATCAATCGCGTCTTCAATTCAAAGCCATTTTAGTTCGTTTACAGAAAGGCGGAGAATCACGTTTCAATCCGCTATCAATCGCGTCTTCAATTCAAAGTGAACGTGTTAGTTAATAGGTCACCTTAAGTGGCCTTTGTTTCAATCCGCTATCAATCGCGTCTTCAATTCAAAGGCCATCCGATTTCACGGATCGGCGTCGAGGTGAAGGCGTTTCAATCCGCTATCAATCGCGTCTTCAATTCAAAGAGACCACTATTCCCTTGCCTGACCACCCGCAGTACGGGTTTCAATCCGCTATCAATCGCGTCTTCAATTCAAAGGGCGATTGGCAGTCTCTTCATTGGGGTAATCGTAATGTTTCAATCCGCTATCAATCGCGTCTTCAATTCAAAGGGGGGCGAGCGCCAGAGGGGTGCTCATAACAGAGGCGGCGTTTCAATCCGCTATCAATCGCGTCTTCAATTCAAAGTGAGCCGGGAAAGGACGGGGTTTTCCTCGAAACAGCGTTTCAATCCGCTATCAATCGCGTCTTCAATTCAAAGTGGCGGAGACTGTCTCTGTCATTACAACACTCCCGTCATGTTTCAATCCGCTATCAATCGCGTCTTCAATTCAAAGTGGGTAATTGGTGGAACAATGGCGACCGAATCTTCGGTTTCAATCCGCTATCAATCGCGTCTTCAATTCAAAGCCCATAAGGCCGCCAGGCGCGCACGTCGACAGCGCAGTTTCAATCCGCTATCAATCGCGTCTTCAATTCAAAGTTCAATGAGAGGTAGATCCATAGCCATCACGGCCATGTTTCAATCCGCTATCAATCGCGTCTTCAATTCAAAGGCAATGAAGCAGGCGCAAGCTACGACGGCTGTCCCGGGTTTCAATCCGCTATCAATCGCGTCTTCAATTCAAAGGGAAGAAAAATGTCAAATTTCCAGTTCATTAACATTGTGTTTCAATCCGCTATCAATCGCGTCTTCAATTCAAAGACTACATCTTTCGCTTGGGAGGGCAAATGAAACTATGTTTCAATCCGCTATCAATCGCGTCTTCAATTCAAAGCTTGTGTTTGATTGGCTGCGGGAGTTCATTGGACCGTGTTTCAATCCGCTATCAATCGCGTCTTCAATTCAAAGACTCTGGTGCGGTATGGACACAGCCCCGCTGTGTATAAGTTTCAATCCGCTATCAATCGCGTCTTCAATTCAAAGCCACGGCGAAACTTCCGGAAATGAGTTTGATGGTAATGTTTCAATCCGCTATCAATCGCGTCTTCAATTCAAAGAGCGGGCCATTGGGGGCCTTTATTTTCAGTCGCTTACATGCCCATTTGGGCTAACCTCACAAATTTGGCCTCAAATCCGCTCGTTGAATCGTCAAAAATTATCGAGAAAACTATTCGATTATCAATGATCAGAACAATTAGCCACTTTGGGCTAACCTCCCCCCTTTTTTCGCTTCATGGGGGTTAGCCCAAACTGGTTTCAAGGTGCGCCTACTCTATGACGATTTGACAGTCATGTCAACGGCTTTCCGTAACCAGCTCGGTGGCTTGCAGGCTATGGCTGCGCCGCTCGTTGATCAGATAGCGTTGCGCCAGGCGATGCAATTCGCGCTCGACGAGTGGGGCCAACTGCTCCAGCGCCGCTGGATCGCCATCACTCCATGCCAGCAGCAGTTGGGTAATCGTATGAGAACCTGAGGCCATCGGATCGACTGCTTTCAGAATGAATGAATGATAGCCAAGATGAGCGAAATCTATCACACGTCCCCGCGCCGCTACTAAAAACGCCCCGCGCTAATTTTTTTTACTTCTCCTGGCGGGCTTTGCCCGCGCTTTCGCGCCTTAAGTAATGAGGCGCAAATTCGCCGCGCCGCAAAGTAGTGGTGAAGCCGATAGGAGGAGTTATGGACCCCCTGACCTCGACGACCATGCAAGAGAGTATGTATCGCATTATGCAGACGCTGATCGAATACCTGACGCTGGCGGTCGGCCTCGTCATTGCGCTGTTCGTCATCGTCTGTATCGTCAGCGCGCTGTGCGATCACCTGGCAGAGAAGACGCGGCTCGCACGGCGGCGTTCGCTATTGGCGCCGCCGCCGCTGAAGCCCGCGACTGAAGAGGTGCTGGCCGTGCTGAGCACTCTGGATGAGTCCGGCAATCGCGCGATCAACCGCGTCGCTCGCGCCTAGAGCAGTTTTAAATTGTGTGTGGCGCAATCTGTGAGAATCGTTCCCGCCGCTGACTTGCCTGAGGGCGCGGCGGACGCTAGAGTGTTTGAACGAGCAAGGGACACGCTCGATCAAAGGTCAGCCGATTCATTTGAGGTGATCCGCATGCCGTTGCCACGCACTCTCGGCGAGTTGAAATCATCCGAATATAACGAAGCGCGGGTGCGCCGCTCGTCAGTCAAAGACGAGATGCGCCGCAACCTGATCGCCCGGCTCGAACGCAATCAGCCGGTCTTTTCGGGCATCATCGGCTATGAAGATTCGGTCATCCCGCAGATCGTCAACGCCATTCTGTCGCGCCACAACTTCATCCTGCTCGGCCTGCGCGGTCAGGCCAAGAGCCGCATCTTGCGCGCGCTTGCCAACCTGCTCGATGAACAGATGCCGGCGGTCGCAGGCTGCGAGATCAACGACAACCCTTACCAGCCGCTGTGCAAGGCTTGCCGCCTGCTGATCGAAGAACACGGCGAGCAGACGCCCATCACCTTCGTGCCGCGCGGCAACCGCTACGTCGAAAAACTGGCGACGCCTGATGTCACCATTGCCGACCTGATCGGCGACCTCGATCCCATCAAGGCGGCGCGCGGCGGGCATCTTTTAGCCGACGAATTGACGATCCATTACGGCTTGCTGCCGCGCGCCAACCGCGGCATCTTTGCCATCAACGAACTGCCCGATCTGGCCAGCAAAGTGCAGGTCGGGTTGTTCAATATCATGCAGGAAGGCGACGTGCAGATTAAAGGCTACCCGGTGCGGCTGCCGCTCGATGTGCTGCTGGTCTTTTCGGCGAACCCCGAAGATTACACGGCGCGCGGCAAGATCATCACGCCGCTCAAAGACCGCATCGGCTCAGAGATCGTCACCCACTACCCGGCGACCGTCGAAGAGGGCATGGAGATTACCGGGCAGGAAGCCTGGACGGCGCGCGACAACAGCCAGGTCTTTGTGCCGGAGTTCATCGAGCGCGCCGTCGAAGAGATCGCCTTCGAGGCGCGCGCCGACCAGCGGGTTGACCGGCGCTCGGGGGTCAGCCAGCGGTTGCCGATCTCGGTCATTGAAAACGTCGTCTCGAACGCCGAGCGCCGCCGCCTGCTGGCGAGAGAGGCGCGCGCCGTGCCACGCATCAGCGACATCTACGCGGCGCTGCCGGCGATCACCGGCAAGCTCGAACTGGAGTACGAAGGCGAACAGAAGGGCGGCGCCGCCATTGCCCGCGAGCTGGTGCGCGCGGCGGTCGGCAAAGTCTTTGAAGCTTACTGCGGCCATCTCGATTGCTCGGAAGTTGTCGCCTGGTTCAACGGTGGCGGCACGCTACGCGTCGGCGACTCGGATAGCACGGCGCTCTGCCTGAAAGGCTTTCGGACGATTGACGGACTGCTGGAGGCCGCCGCCGAGTCGCACCTGGCCGACTCAGCGCAAGCTGACTCGATGGTCGCCGTCTGCGAATTGATCCTCGAAGGGCTGCATGCGCAAAAGAAGATCAGCCGCAGCGAAGAACGTGGCTACGCGGCAGTCAAACCGGAACCGCGCGGCTACGGCTACGAAAGCTTCAGCCGCTCGCGCAAAATCAATTAGGAGGCAGGAATCACATGGGAATCGCATGGCACGCACCGTATGAGATATTGAAGCCGGAGACGCGCGACATGGCGCGAGCGATTCATTCGCTGATGGAAGAGCTTGAAGCCATTGACTGGTACGGCCAGCGCGCCGACGTCAGCGATGACCCGGAATTGCGCGCCACCTTGCTGCATAACCAGGACGAAGAGAAAGAACACGCGGCGATGGTGCTGGAATGGATTCGCCGCCACGACCCGGCCTTTGATCGCTACTTGCGCGAGTACCTGTTCACGGCGGGCAACCTGCTCGCCATCGAGGAAGGCGGCCAGTCAGAACCGGCAGGCCACGCTGCCGCGCCGACAATCGCCGCGGTGCCGGCAGCCGCCGCGCCCGCGTCGGCGACGACCGCCGACGAATTCCCCCACACCTTTACGGTCGGCAGCCTGCGGCAGAAAAGATAGGAAGCAGGAAGCAGGAGCCAGGAGGCAGGTTGAGTTTCGCTCAGTACTGCCTACTGCCTACTGCCTACTGCCTACTGATTTCTATGCCTTTTACGAAGTACAGCAAATGGAGCGGCGTTGATTGGCAGTCGTTGAGCCTTGAAGATTTGCTCGACCGGCTGAGCGATTTTCTGCTCGAAAGCGGTTTCAACGATCCCTATTTCATGTATGGCAACGAGGGCGATGATTCGCTCGACGCCTTGCGCGAAGCCATCATGCGCGCGCTCATGGATGGCCTGCTCTCCGACGAAGAGCTAGAGGCATTGAGCGACGAACAGGGGCGGATAAACGCCGAGGCGATGAGTGAGCTGATTGATCGCCTGATCGAGCGCTTGATCGAAGAAGGCTATCTCAACCTCCGTGAGGAGCCGGGCGAGCAGCCGCCACCGTCGGGCTTCAGCAAGCAAGCCGGCAAGACCGACAAGCCCGTCGAGCAGAGCGTCAAGTTCGAGCTGCGCGACAAGGGGCTGGACTTTCTCGGCTTCAAATCGCTGCGGGACCTGCTCGCCTCGCTCGGCAAGTCGTCATTCGGCAGGCATGACACCAACCATCTGGCGACCGGCGTTGAAGCAAGCAGCGCGTCGAGACCTTACGAGTTCGGCGACACGCTCAACCTCGACGTCAATGCAACGCTGAAGTCGGCGATTCAGCGCGAGGGCCTCGGCGTGCCGCTCAACCTTGAGTACGCCGATTTAATGGTGCATCAGACCGAGTACCAAAGCTCGTGCGCCACCGTGCTGCTGCTCGATTGCTCGCACTCGATGATTCTCTATGGCGAAGACCGCTTCACGCCGGCCAAGCGCGTGGCGCTGGCGCTGACCCACTTGATGCGCACGCAGTTTCCGGGCGATAGCCTTCGCGTCGTGCTGTTTCATGATTCCGCCGAAGAGATTCCGCTGTCGCAGGTGGCCCGCGCCCAGGTCGGCCCCTATCACACCAATACCCGCGAAGGCTTAAGGCTGGCGCGCCGCATTCTGATGTCGCAACGCAAAGACATGCGGCAGATCATCATGATTACGGACGGCAAGCCGTCGGCGATGACTCTGGAAGACGGGCGCATTTATAAAAACCCGATGGGGCTTGACCCGCGCATCCTACAAGAAACTTTCAGAGAAGTCGCGCAGTGCCGCCGCGGCGGCATCATGATCAACACCTTCATGCTGGCGGACGATTATTACCTGGTTGACTTTGTTAAAAAGGTAACGGAGATCTGCCAGGGCAAAGCCTACTTCACGACGACCATGTCGCTCGGCCAGTACATCCTGATGGACTTCCTGCGCCGCCGCACCAAACACATTCATTAAGCCCTCGTTTGTCTTCGTTCCGATGATAAGAATTTATCTCGACTATAATGGCTTTCAGCGAGGGTTCGACGATCCGCAGCATGTGCGCATTCAAATGGAGGCGCTCGCCTGTCAGGAAATCTTTAACCGCGCGGCCCACGGCGAAGTTGAGCTGGTCTGGTCTTTCATGCATCAGGATGAAAGCTTGCAGTGTCCTTTCCCTGACCGCCAGCTTGAGGCTTTTCGGCTCGCCAGCCTATGCCGGGTTCGTATCGGTCCGGAAGAAGCGATTTATAATCTGGCTCAGTCCTACATTCAACAGGGCGCCGTGTCTGCTAAAGATGCGATCCATCTGGCCTGCGCGATTCATACCGGCGCAGAGGTTTTCTTGACCTGGGATGATAAACTATTGAAGCAAGCCGCACGGCTAGGGTTAACGATGCGCGTTCTGAATCCGGTGGACTTCATCAGGCAGCGAGGAGAATGATGGCCAGCACAGACCCAATGAGTGATGCGGAATTGCGAATGATCGGCATCGAAGCGTTGAACAAGGCGCTCGGCCCGGCGGCGGCGTTGCGCTTCCTGTCTCTCTTGCATCGCGACCCGACTGACTACGTCGAAATTTCACGCCGTCTATACGAGGGACAGTCTATTGACGATATATTCGCGCGCGCTAAAGAGAATTGGAAAGAGTGACCTATAATGCAGTCCATCCTGATGGACTTCCTGCGCCGCCGCACCAAACACATTCATTAAGCCGTCACCCTGGGAGCGCGGGCGTCTCGCCCGCAAGGCTTGCGATTCGTAGAGCAGCGGGCGAGACGCCCGCGCTCCCAGGGCGAATCAGTTGTAGCGCAGCCAGCGGCCGAGCTCGGCCAGGCTCGGGCGCTTGCCATACATCAGGATGCCGACGCGATAAATCTTTGCCGCCAGCCATACCGCGCCGAGGATCGTCACCACCATGATCGCCATCGACAACAGCACTTGCCAGAGCGGCGGGTTGATCACCGCGATGCGCAGCATCATCAGCGTCGGCGCGAAGAACGGAATCATCGATAAGGTCACCGCCAGCGGCCCATTCGGGTTCGCGACCACGGTCGTGAAGATCGTCATCGGAATGACAATAAGGATCGTTACAGGGAACTGCGCCTGCTGCGCTTCTTCTTCGCTGCCGACGGTGGCGCCGACCAGCGCGTACAGCGTCGCGTAGAGGAAGTAGCCGAGGACGAAGTAGATGACGAAGTAGACGAGCAGGATAGGCGGCAGGTGCGGCAGCGCCACGCCGCGCGAGGCGAAGATCGACAGGCCGACGGTCGAAAGCAAGGCGACGCTCGTGACCCAGATGCCGATCTGCGTCAGCCCGACCAGGCCGATGCCGATCAGCTTGCCGAGCATCATCTCGTGTGGCTTCACCGACGAGACGACGATTTCGACGATGCGCGATTGTTTCTCTTCGATGACCCCGCGCATCACGAACAGCCCGTAGAACAACACCGTCATGTACATGAAGAAGAGCATGACGAAGGCCACAACAAAGCCCGTGCCGCCATCTTCTTGCGCGCCGCCTTCCGAGGTCAGCTTCTTGGTGTCGAGTTCGAGCCGCCGCGTGATGCCCTTCGCCTTGTCGCCGCCGAGGCCGGCGCGGTCGAGCTTGCGCTCGATGACCGCCTGGTTGATGGCGGATTCCAACGAGCGCAGGCCGAAATCGCTGGTATTCTTCGAGCGGTATTCGGGCCGCGTCCCGTCGAGTAGGCCGGCGGGCAAAATCAAGTAGGCTTTATCTTCGTCCTTCTTGCCGCCCGCCGTGTAATCGTTTCGGATGATCTCGTCAATGTTATCGCTCGGGCTGACGGCGCGGCGCTCCAGCACGTAGTTTGTCAGCCGTGGCCCGCGGTCGCCCGCGTCGTCGCGGCCCGCGCCGGGCGTGTCGAGGCGATTCTTGATGGCGGGAAAGAGCTGTTCATCGCCGCTCTGATCGAGCACCACGACATGCCGCTCGCCGCCGCCGCGCGTCGCCAGCAAGCCCGGCAACAGCGCCAGCGCCAGCAACAACAAGGGGCTGGCAATCGTGCTGATGACAAAGGCGCGCGTGCGGACGCGCACCACGTATTCGCGCTTGATGATGGCCCAGGTTTTTTTCATAGCGCCTCCGCCTCGACGCGCCGGCTGGCCAGTTCCTGAGTGCCGGTGACGCTTTCGATGAAGATCTCGTTGAGCGACGGCTCGACCAGCTCGAAGCGATGGATACTGACGCCTGCGGCGACCGCCCGCCGCAGAATCTCCTGCGCGTCGGCGCCATCCTGCAAGAGAATCTCGCTGTAGCTGGCGTTGCGGTTGTGGCGCTTAACCAGATCGGGGGTGAGAAAATCGTCCGGCCCTTCGTAGTCGAGGATGACGGTGTTGCGGCCATAGCGCCGCTTGACTTCTTTCAGGCCGCCGCCGAGCACCTTGGTGGCGTGGTTAATCAGACAGATGTCATCGCACATCTGCTCGACCTGTTCCATCTGGTGTGTCGAGAAGATGACGGTTTTGCCTTGCTTCTTCAGATCGAGGATGGCCGCCTTGAGGACGCCGACGCTCACCGGGTCGAGGCCGGAAAACGGCTCGTCCAAAATCAGGATGTCGGGATCGTGAATGACGGTGGTGATGAACTGCACTTTCTGCTGCATGCCTTTCGAGAGGTCGGGCGGCTTCTTGCCCTTCCACGCCGACAGCTCCAGCCGGGCGAGCCATTCGTCGGCGCGCTGCGCAGCGGTGCGCGAGTCGAGTCCTTTGATGTTGCCGAAGAAGACCAGTTGATCGCCGACCGTCATCTTCTTGTAGAGGCCGCGCTCTTCCGGCAAGTAGCCGATGTGCGATTGCAGCTCGGCGTTCATGTGGCGGCCCATCACCAGCACTTCGCCTTCGTCGGGCGCGGTAATATTGACGATCATGCGAATCGAAGTCGTCTTGCCGGCGCCGTTCGGGCCAAGCAGCCCGAAGACGCTGCCCTGGCGCACCGCAAACGATAGGT
This genomic window contains:
- the ptsP gene encoding phosphoenolpyruvate--protein phosphotransferase: MASSSHRDVRLHGVGASPGVAEGSALRLDERGRHQFYYLDVSPTQARREVRRLHEAFEQARAELLEIKARLTHELGYEHSFILDAHLLMLEDERLLVEIENEIGTRRVNAEWAVRSVIDRLEEAYRQVNDAYLRERTSDLEDVAMRLLMILSGRDKFDLSELDAPVILVAKDIWPSTVAELDFNRVLGFATNSGGITSHAAIIARALGIPAVVGLRDVTRRARTGTPLIIDGAAGEVILRPSKALARNYARRQQQDNARLARESQATEAAETADGVRITLRANVELPAEIDALARFGAEGIGLYRSEFIFLAGLPQLPGEEEQYQIYRRLAEATGDAGASIRVFDLGGDKLTLEGFEEEMNPALGLRAIRLSLRVEGIFRTQLRAILRANLHGKLRVVLPLISTISELREAKRIISEVKQEMAEAGIEHNATLPIGVMIEVPAAALMADLFAKEADYLSVGTNDLTQYMLAVDRANENVAPLYQPLHPAILRALAHLVRAAAAAPVPLEVCGEMAGDPLQAVALVGLGVRVLSLLPASIPLVKRAVRAVSLERITALMKEALKLTTAEEVEQLLVRELPRQAPQFFAAWASPS
- a CDS encoding ECF-type sigma factor; this translates as MASGSHTITQLLLAWSDGDPAALEQLAPLVERELHRLAQRYLINERRSHSLQATELVTESR
- a CDS encoding magnesium chelatase produces the protein MPLPRTLGELKSSEYNEARVRRSSVKDEMRRNLIARLERNQPVFSGIIGYEDSVIPQIVNAILSRHNFILLGLRGQAKSRILRALANLLDEQMPAVAGCEINDNPYQPLCKACRLLIEEHGEQTPITFVPRGNRYVEKLATPDVTIADLIGDLDPIKAARGGHLLADELTIHYGLLPRANRGIFAINELPDLASKVQVGLFNIMQEGDVQIKGYPVRLPLDVLLVFSANPEDYTARGKIITPLKDRIGSEIVTHYPATVEEGMEITGQEAWTARDNSQVFVPEFIERAVEEIAFEARADQRVDRRSGVSQRLPISVIENVVSNAERRRLLAREARAVPRISDIYAALPAITGKLELEYEGEQKGGAAIARELVRAAVGKVFEAYCGHLDCSEVVAWFNGGGTLRVGDSDSTALCLKGFRTIDGLLEAAAESHLADSAQADSMVAVCELILEGLHAQKKISRSEERGYAAVKPEPRGYGYESFSRSRKIN
- a CDS encoding VWA domain-containing protein, with product MPFTKYSKWSGVDWQSLSLEDLLDRLSDFLLESGFNDPYFMYGNEGDDSLDALREAIMRALMDGLLSDEELEALSDEQGRINAEAMSELIDRLIERLIEEGYLNLREEPGEQPPPSGFSKQAGKTDKPVEQSVKFELRDKGLDFLGFKSLRDLLASLGKSSFGRHDTNHLATGVEASSASRPYEFGDTLNLDVNATLKSAIQREGLGVPLNLEYADLMVHQTEYQSSCATVLLLDCSHSMILYGEDRFTPAKRVALALTHLMRTQFPGDSLRVVLFHDSAEEIPLSQVARAQVGPYHTNTREGLRLARRILMSQRKDMRQIIMITDGKPSAMTLEDGRIYKNPMGLDPRILQETFREVAQCRRGGIMINTFMLADDYYLVDFVKKVTEICQGKAYFTTTMSLGQYILMDFLRRRTKHIH
- a CDS encoding PIN domain-containing protein — encoded protein: MIRIYLDYNGFQRGFDDPQHVRIQMEALACQEIFNRAAHGEVELVWSFMHQDESLQCPFPDRQLEAFRLASLCRVRIGPEEAIYNLAQSYIQQGAVSAKDAIHLACAIHTGAEVFLTWDDKLLKQAARLGLTMRVLNPVDFIRQRGE
- a CDS encoding ABC transporter permease; this encodes MKKTWAIIKREYVVRVRTRAFVISTIASPLLLLALALLPGLLATRGGGERHVVVLDQSGDEQLFPAIKNRLDTPGAGRDDAGDRGPRLTNYVLERRAVSPSDNIDEIIRNDYTAGGKKDEDKAYLILPAGLLDGTRPEYRSKNTSDFGLRSLESAINQAVIERKLDRAGLGGDKAKGITRRLELDTKKLTSEGGAQEDGGTGFVVAFVMLFFMYMTVLFYGLFVMRGVIEEKQSRIVEIVVSSVKPHEMMLGKLIGIGLVGLTQIGIWVTSVALLSTVGLSIFASRGVALPHLPPILLVYFVIYFVLGYFLYATLYALVGATVGSEEEAQQAQFPVTILIVIPMTIFTTVVANPNGPLAVTLSMIPFFAPTLMMLRIAVINPPLWQVLLSMAIMVVTILGAVWLAAKIYRVGILMYGKRPSLAELGRWLRYN
- a CDS encoding ATP-binding cassette domain-containing protein; this translates as MNVIELKDATKRFDEFVAVRDLSFAVRQGSVFGLLGPNGAGKTTSIRMIVNITAPDEGEVLVMGRHMNAELQSHIGYLPEERGLYKKMTVGDQLVFFGNIKGLDSRTAAQRADEWLARLELSAWKGKKPPDLSKGMQQKVQFITTVIHDPDILILDEPFSGLDPVSVGVLKAAILDLKKQGKTVIFSTHQMEQVEQMCDDICLINHATKVLGGGLKEVKRRYGRNTVILDYEGPDDFLTPDLVKRHNRNASYSEILLQDGADAQEILRRAVAAGVSIHRFELVEPSLNEIFIESVTGTQELASRRVEAEAL